One genomic window of Roseateles sp. DAIF2 includes the following:
- the cobN gene encoding cobaltochelatase subunit CobN, translating to MRRILFSLLFASFALLLFGSPAAAAPAGGKPPPTVLFIAASPVAPGKFVTLAKAAEPLGLRIEARFAEKLSPDLDAKLWANADLVLIDAPRQHIEDYVRQRLGAALPALAAKPQVWLPTAAPKSANVPEAFAKRLHAYYVNGGRSNMDAFLRALKSQLAGNQDWARLPEPVVFPPAALYHPKLPSIVLPTPAAFLKWRGLDADPAKRPPVVGIAFHQQSISAEQTAFLDDLIARIEAGGAIAWPFYSPVLDADSIRRMALLDGRPIVDVLINTQITLSPEARRQEFEAMGIPVIQAMAYRRGDAADWAADPQGVQLMDVPFYLAQAEYAGITDIQIAAANRKGDDQVETIAAQSAAVAGKALNLAKLQRKAAAERKVAVFFWNYPSGEKNLSASFMNLPKSFVATLAALQAAGYRTEPQDEKPLTLLLQRLLKPAYEPPENQAVLRDLVRDGLAGRLALSDYKRWLAALPSSVQAQMRESWGEPEKSSMLLSQGGERFFVIPRLQLGHVTLLPQPGRGERGGDKEKSLYHSTSAAPSHYYMATYLWARQGFGADALVHYGTHGSQEWLPGKERGLSASHDYPMLAVGDVPVVYPYIVDNVGEATQARRRGRATIISHQTPPFAPAGLHAALTEIHDLLHQWLAQEEGGVKDKIRAEFLAKVRKERMAADMGWSEARIAAEFPAFVTEVHDHLHELARTAQPLGLHTFGQGPDEQLRVATVLMMMGHEFWEGMAGPDEEADEMLVGDWKKLAESSPFRKLQAILRGDKSQDAAVAKMPEATRAKVAKAREWYEALSGASEMQGLLNALAGRYIPTSYGGDPIKNPDTLPTGRNLYGFDPSRVPTKAAWEAGKEAMDKLIAAHQAKNGGKPPKKLTFTLWSVETMRHFGLLEAQALWALGVEPVWDSGGRVGDVKLIPRDKLGRPRVDIVLSATGLYRDHFPNVMRQLAKAAKLAAEAKGEADNPVAANAQRIAQQLVARGVDAAAAERAGQTRIFSSETGRYGTGLDDAALATDTWKTQGEGDRKLAELYLSRMQFAYGPDEAEWGSKGVAAGGKAGQLNLYAEHLRGTEGAVLARSSNLYGMLTTDDPFQYLGGIALAVRQLDGKAPELYISNLRGPGGGKVEGAAQFLAKELATRNFHPGYIEGLMKEGYSGTLQVLDGINNFAGWQSVAREIVRDDQWQEFMDVYVRDKHNLGLKRWFEGNNPHALAQSIERMLEAARQGQWKTADAQSIAELKQRWRELARRYDVKTDNQAFSKFVDAGYGLNVAPPQVKNAAAKAAAQQPQAPTAEPPPPPIQGMKLEKVVQQALPTLALGSTLAALAVLLLAMLGGGWRAWRADAPVRTAA from the coding sequence ATGCGAAGAATCCTGTTCTCCCTCCTGTTCGCGAGCTTCGCGCTGCTGCTATTCGGCAGTCCGGCCGCGGCCGCGCCGGCGGGCGGCAAGCCGCCGCCCACCGTGCTCTTCATCGCCGCCAGCCCGGTGGCGCCCGGCAAGTTCGTCACCCTGGCAAAGGCCGCCGAGCCGCTGGGTCTGCGCATCGAGGCGCGCTTCGCCGAGAAGCTGAGCCCCGACCTCGACGCCAAGCTCTGGGCCAATGCCGATCTGGTGCTGATCGACGCACCGCGCCAGCATATCGAGGACTATGTGCGCCAGCGCCTGGGCGCCGCGCTGCCGGCGCTGGCAGCCAAGCCGCAGGTCTGGCTGCCGACCGCTGCGCCCAAGAGCGCCAACGTGCCCGAGGCCTTCGCCAAGCGCCTGCATGCCTATTACGTGAACGGCGGGCGCTCGAACATGGACGCCTTCCTGCGTGCGCTGAAAAGCCAGCTCGCGGGCAACCAGGACTGGGCGCGCCTGCCCGAACCGGTCGTGTTCCCGCCCGCGGCGCTGTACCATCCGAAGCTGCCGTCCATCGTGCTGCCGACGCCGGCGGCCTTCCTGAAATGGCGCGGCCTGGACGCCGACCCGGCCAAACGCCCGCCGGTGGTCGGCATCGCTTTCCACCAGCAGAGCATTTCGGCCGAGCAGACCGCCTTCCTGGACGACCTGATCGCTCGCATAGAGGCGGGCGGCGCGATCGCCTGGCCCTTCTACAGCCCGGTGCTGGACGCCGACTCGATCCGCCGCATGGCGCTGCTGGATGGCAGGCCGATTGTCGATGTGCTGATCAACACCCAGATCACCCTGAGCCCCGAGGCGCGCCGCCAGGAGTTCGAGGCCATGGGCATCCCGGTGATCCAGGCCATGGCCTATCGCCGCGGCGACGCGGCCGACTGGGCCGCCGACCCGCAGGGCGTGCAGCTGATGGACGTGCCCTTCTACCTGGCCCAGGCCGAGTACGCCGGCATCACCGACATCCAGATCGCCGCCGCCAACCGCAAGGGCGACGACCAGGTCGAGACTATCGCCGCGCAGAGCGCCGCGGTGGCGGGCAAGGCGCTGAACCTGGCGAAGCTGCAGCGCAAGGCCGCGGCCGAGCGCAAGGTCGCCGTGTTCTTCTGGAACTACCCCTCGGGCGAGAAGAACCTCAGCGCCTCCTTCATGAACCTGCCGAAGAGCTTCGTCGCGACCCTGGCCGCGCTGCAGGCCGCCGGCTACCGCACCGAGCCGCAGGACGAGAAGCCGCTGACCCTCTTGCTGCAGCGCCTGCTCAAGCCCGCCTACGAGCCGCCGGAGAACCAGGCCGTGCTGCGCGACCTGGTGCGCGACGGCCTGGCCGGACGCCTCGCGCTTTCCGACTACAAGCGCTGGCTGGCCGCGCTGCCTAGCAGCGTACAGGCGCAGATGCGCGAGTCCTGGGGCGAGCCGGAGAAATCCTCGATGCTCTTGAGCCAGGGCGGCGAGCGCTTCTTCGTGATCCCGCGCCTGCAGCTGGGCCATGTGACCCTGCTGCCGCAGCCCGGCCGCGGCGAGCGCGGTGGCGACAAGGAAAAGTCGCTGTACCACTCGACCAGCGCCGCGCCCTCGCATTACTACATGGCCACCTATCTGTGGGCGCGTCAGGGCTTCGGCGCCGACGCGCTGGTGCATTACGGCACCCATGGCAGCCAGGAATGGCTGCCGGGCAAGGAGCGCGGCCTCTCGGCCTCGCACGACTACCCGATGCTGGCGGTCGGCGACGTGCCGGTCGTGTACCCCTACATCGTCGACAACGTCGGCGAGGCGACGCAGGCGCGCCGCCGCGGTCGCGCCACCATCATCAGCCACCAGACGCCCCCGTTCGCGCCGGCCGGCCTGCATGCCGCACTGACCGAGATCCACGACCTGCTGCACCAATGGCTGGCGCAGGAGGAAGGCGGCGTGAAGGACAAGATCCGGGCCGAGTTCCTGGCCAAGGTCAGGAAGGAGCGCATGGCCGCCGACATGGGCTGGAGCGAGGCGCGCATCGCCGCCGAGTTCCCGGCCTTCGTCACCGAGGTGCACGACCATCTGCACGAGCTGGCTCGCACCGCCCAGCCGCTGGGCCTGCATACCTTCGGCCAGGGGCCGGACGAGCAGCTGCGCGTCGCCACCGTGCTGATGATGATGGGCCACGAGTTCTGGGAAGGCATGGCCGGCCCGGACGAGGAGGCCGACGAGATGCTGGTCGGCGACTGGAAGAAGCTGGCCGAGTCCTCGCCCTTCCGCAAGCTGCAGGCGATCCTGCGCGGCGACAAGAGCCAGGACGCGGCCGTCGCGAAGATGCCCGAGGCGACCCGCGCCAAGGTCGCGAAGGCACGCGAGTGGTATGAGGCCCTGAGTGGCGCCAGCGAGATGCAGGGCCTCTTGAACGCGCTGGCCGGCCGCTACATCCCGACCAGCTATGGCGGCGATCCGATCAAGAACCCGGACACCCTGCCGACCGGCCGCAATCTCTACGGCTTCGATCCCTCGCGCGTGCCGACCAAGGCCGCCTGGGAGGCCGGCAAGGAGGCGATGGACAAGCTGATCGCCGCGCACCAGGCCAAGAACGGCGGCAAGCCGCCGAAGAAGCTGACCTTCACCCTGTGGTCGGTCGAGACCATGCGCCATTTCGGCCTGCTCGAAGCGCAGGCGCTGTGGGCGCTGGGCGTCGAACCGGTGTGGGACTCGGGCGGCCGCGTGGGCGACGTCAAGCTGATCCCGCGCGACAAGCTGGGCCGGCCGCGGGTCGACATCGTGCTCTCGGCCACGGGCCTGTACCGCGACCATTTCCCCAATGTGATGCGCCAGCTGGCCAAGGCCGCCAAGCTGGCCGCGGAGGCCAAGGGCGAGGCCGACAACCCGGTTGCCGCCAATGCCCAGCGCATCGCGCAGCAACTGGTGGCACGCGGCGTCGATGCCGCGGCCGCCGAGCGCGCCGGCCAGACCCGCATCTTTTCCTCCGAGACCGGCCGCTACGGCACCGGCCTGGACGATGCGGCCCTGGCCACCGACACCTGGAAGACTCAAGGGGAGGGCGACCGCAAGCTGGCCGAGCTGTACCTGTCGCGCATGCAGTTCGCCTACGGGCCGGACGAGGCCGAGTGGGGCAGCAAGGGCGTGGCGGCCGGTGGGAAAGCGGGTCAGTTGAACCTCTATGCCGAGCATCTGCGGGGCACCGAGGGCGCGGTGCTGGCGCGCAGCTCCAACCTTTACGGCATGCTGACCACCGACGACCCCTTCCAGTACCTGGGCGGCATCGCGCTGGCGGTGCGCCAGCTGGACGGCAAGGCGCCGGAGCTCTACATCTCCAATCTGCGCGGCCCCGGCGGCGGCAAGGTCGAGGGCGCGGCGCAATTCCTGGCCAAGGAGCTGGCGACCCGCAACTTCCATCCAGGCTATATCGAGGGCCTGATGAAGGAGGGCTACTCCGGCACCCTGCAGGTGCTGGACGGCATCAACAACTTCGCCGGCTGGCAATCGGTCGCGCGCGAGATCGTGCGCGACGACCAGTGGCAGGAGTTCATGGACGTCTACGTGCGCGACAAGCACAACCTCGGCCTGAAGCGCTGGTTCGAGGGCAACAACCCGCATGCGCTGGCGCAGAGCATCGAGCGCATGCTGGAGGCCGCGCGCCAGGGCCAGTGGAAGACGGCGGATGCGCAAAGCATCGCCGAGCTGAAGCAACGCTGGCGCGAGCTGGCGCGCCGCTACGACGTGAAGACCGACAACCAGGCCTTCAGCAAGTTCGTCGATGCCGGCTACGGCCTCAACGTCGCGCCGCCGCAGGTGAAAAACGCGGCCGCGAAGGCTGCGGCGCAACAGCCGCAGGCCCCGACGGCCGAACCGCCGCCACCGCCGATCCAGGGCATGAAGCTGGAAAAGGTGGTGCAGCAAGCGCTGCCGACCCTGGCGCTGGGCAGCACCCTGGCGGCGCTGGCCGTGCTGCTGCTGGCGATGCTGGGCGGCGGCTGGCGCGCCTGGCGCGCCGATGCGCCGGTCCGCACCGCGGCCTGA
- a CDS encoding TonB-dependent hemoglobin/transferrin/lactoferrin family receptor: MARCSTAITTSSSPVLVRALPRLHPLALAAAALAGVAQAQPLVAPDLPKVVTSATRLATSEDEVAATITTLTAKDVDRKGATDIKDLLRNEVGISVRSQPNRSSAAFSATGRGGNEGINIRGLEGNQVLLQTDGVRLPMIYASGPVFAGRGDYIDVEAFKQVEILRGSSSSSYGSDGLAGAVSFQTKDPIDLVPKGKSSQAALKLGYSSVDKSTTVVPSYAFRGDQFEGMLLASLRRGSETNTRGDNEAKNRNRTVGNPQDIASNYVLGKLIYKLDARQRFKLSLEHMDRDIDTTVYTLFGDPMYLTTTRVDAAERINRTLAKLDYEFADSSNPLFQRMLANVYWQQAKNRQLGYEERSNTSVWNSRSRDAYYAERMVGGSVQFESYLTNQRLVYGVDASSSLVHSLKEGGNYLNGALVTAPSPSGFGPTNKSFPDTDYRLFGAFIQDEITLGDFTVTPGLRLDRFELDPRKNDPLYTVNNKAEPAKLSDQELSPKLGVVWTYTPMLRVFGQYSHGFRAPTPSQVNGGVTNLNARPAYTSVGNPNLKPETSDSVELGLRGRNDLVRYSVALFKGRYKDFIAANQTVGGSGTVADPLVFQSINLGSARIRGFELSGAWNFLPNWTVSASYAHTKGDSEVAGVKAPLETIDPDKGVLGLRYEQAGVWGAELSVTGMKSQRRNPNPAANYTPKGFVVGDLAAWYEIGKQWTINAGISNLGDVKYWQWSDVRGIAPTAIALDAYTQPGRNFSASVRYQF, translated from the coding sequence ATGGCACGCTGCTCTACCGCTATTACAACCTCCTCGTCCCCGGTTCTCGTCCGCGCCCTGCCGCGTCTGCATCCGCTGGCCCTGGCCGCCGCCGCGCTGGCGGGCGTGGCCCAGGCCCAGCCCCTCGTGGCGCCCGACCTTCCCAAGGTCGTGACCTCGGCCACCCGCCTGGCGACATCAGAAGACGAGGTGGCGGCCACGATCACGACGCTGACGGCCAAGGATGTCGACCGCAAGGGCGCCACCGACATCAAGGACCTGCTGCGCAACGAGGTCGGCATCTCGGTGCGCTCGCAGCCGAATCGCAGCTCTGCCGCGTTCTCTGCGACCGGACGCGGTGGCAATGAGGGCATCAATATCCGCGGTCTGGAAGGCAATCAGGTGCTGCTGCAGACCGATGGCGTGCGCCTGCCGATGATCTATGCCAGCGGCCCGGTGTTTGCGGGACGAGGCGACTACATCGATGTCGAGGCCTTCAAGCAGGTGGAGATCCTGCGCGGTTCCTCGTCCAGCTCCTATGGCAGCGATGGCCTGGCCGGCGCCGTGAGCTTCCAGACCAAGGACCCGATCGATCTGGTGCCCAAGGGCAAGAGTTCGCAGGCCGCGCTGAAGCTGGGCTACTCCTCGGTCGACAAGTCCACGACCGTGGTACCGAGCTACGCCTTCCGCGGTGACCAGTTCGAGGGCATGCTGCTGGCCAGCCTGCGCCGCGGCAGCGAGACCAACACGCGCGGCGACAACGAGGCGAAGAATCGCAACCGTACCGTCGGCAACCCGCAGGACATCGCCTCCAACTATGTGCTGGGCAAGCTGATCTACAAGCTCGATGCGCGTCAGCGCTTCAAGCTTTCGTTGGAGCACATGGACCGCGACATCGACACCACGGTCTACACCCTGTTTGGTGACCCGATGTATCTGACGACGACCCGCGTCGACGCGGCCGAGCGCATCAACCGCACATTGGCCAAGCTGGACTACGAGTTTGCCGACAGCAGCAATCCCCTGTTCCAGCGCATGCTCGCCAATGTCTACTGGCAGCAGGCGAAGAATCGCCAGCTGGGCTATGAGGAGCGCAGCAATACCTCGGTCTGGAACAGCCGTTCGCGCGATGCCTACTATGCGGAACGCATGGTTGGCGGCTCGGTCCAGTTCGAGTCCTATCTGACGAACCAGCGGCTGGTTTACGGGGTCGATGCGTCCAGCTCGCTGGTCCACTCGTTGAAGGAGGGGGGCAACTACCTGAACGGTGCGCTCGTGACCGCGCCGTCGCCCAGCGGCTTCGGGCCTACCAACAAGAGCTTCCCCGACACCGACTACCGCTTGTTCGGCGCCTTCATCCAGGACGAGATCACCTTGGGTGATTTCACCGTGACGCCGGGCCTGCGCCTGGATCGCTTCGAACTCGATCCGCGCAAGAATGACCCGCTCTACACGGTCAACAACAAGGCCGAGCCCGCCAAGCTCAGCGACCAGGAGCTGTCGCCCAAGCTGGGCGTGGTCTGGACCTACACGCCGATGCTGCGCGTGTTCGGCCAGTACTCGCATGGCTTCCGCGCGCCGACACCCAGCCAGGTCAACGGCGGTGTGACCAATCTGAATGCCCGGCCGGCCTATACCTCGGTCGGCAATCCGAATCTGAAGCCCGAAACCAGCGACTCCGTGGAACTGGGCCTGCGCGGCCGCAATGATCTGGTGCGCTACAGCGTCGCGCTGTTCAAGGGGCGCTACAAGGACTTCATTGCCGCCAACCAGACGGTTGGCGGATCGGGCACCGTGGCCGATCCCCTGGTCTTCCAATCGATCAACCTGGGCAGCGCCCGCATCCGCGGCTTCGAGTTGAGCGGCGCCTGGAACTTCCTGCCCAATTGGACCGTCAGCGCCAGCTATGCCCATACCAAGGGCGACAGCGAAGTGGCCGGCGTCAAGGCACCGCTGGAGACCATCGACCCGGACAAGGGCGTGCTGGGCCTGCGCTATGAGCAGGCGGGTGTCTGGGGCGCCGAGCTGAGCGTGACCGGCATGAAGAGCCAGCGTCGCAATCCGAACCCGGCCGCCAACTACACGCCCAAGGGCTTCGTGGTCGGCGATCTGGCGGCTTGGTACGAGATCGGCAAGCAATGGACGATCAATGCTGGCATCAGCAATCTCGGCGACGTCAAGTACTGGCAATGGTCCGACGTGCGCGGCATCGCCCCGACCGCCATCGCGCTCGACGCCTACACCCAGCCGGGCCGGAACTTCAGCGCCAGCGTGCGCTACCAGTTCTGA
- a CDS encoding potassium transporter Kup yields the protein MSASSAARSPLAQAGLTLGALGVVYGDIGTSPLYALKEVFHGGHVPLTHDNILGVLSLLFWTMTIVVSLKYVLLILRADNNGEGGLIAMLALATNAVNDKPQLRRRLMLVGLFGTAIFYGDAVITPAMTVLSAVEGIDVYAPGYHDLIVPVALMVLAGLFTVQRFGTGGIGRAFGPVMLCWFLSLALLGLPKVLDNPHVLLALNPAWALAFCMEYRWVAFVALGAVVLVVTGGEALYADLGHFGKKPIRIAWYAVVMPALVINYFGQGALLLQQPEAIKNPFFLLAPAWAEIPLFLLAAVAASVASQALITAAFSVTKQAVQLGILPRMRILHTSVRDTGQIYVPFVNWGLFVFVVLAVVLFGSSSKLAGAYGVAVTIDMTITTVMTFFVIRYGWRYPLALCVLATGAFFLIDITFLASNLLKLAHGGWFPLAIGIGMFTLMLTWKQGRRQLSAKLREDAIDLNSFLEAVFVSPPTRVPGSAVFLSAEQGVTPNALLHNLKHNKVLHEQNLFVSVKHHEVPWIGFDKRVQVESLGNDCWAVSLHFGFKNEPDVPDALKLLEQRGVHLDEMETSYFLSRDIVIPTIGSGMAPWREKLFASMHRNAAAAADFLHLPTNRIVELGAKVEI from the coding sequence GTGAGTGCATCCTCCGCGGCCCGCAGCCCCCTGGCCCAAGCCGGCCTGACCCTTGGCGCGCTGGGCGTCGTCTATGGCGACATCGGCACCAGCCCCCTGTATGCGCTCAAGGAGGTGTTCCACGGCGGCCATGTGCCGCTGACGCACGACAACATCCTGGGCGTGCTCTCGCTGCTGTTCTGGACCATGACCATCGTGGTCTCGCTGAAGTACGTGCTGCTGATCCTGCGCGCGGACAACAACGGCGAGGGCGGCCTGATCGCGATGCTGGCGCTGGCCACCAATGCGGTGAACGACAAGCCCCAGCTGCGCCGGCGCCTGATGCTGGTGGGCCTGTTCGGCACCGCGATCTTCTATGGCGACGCGGTGATCACGCCGGCGATGACGGTGCTCAGCGCGGTGGAGGGCATCGATGTCTATGCCCCCGGCTATCACGACCTGATCGTGCCGGTGGCGCTGATGGTGCTGGCCGGGCTGTTCACGGTGCAGCGCTTCGGCACCGGCGGCATCGGCCGCGCCTTCGGGCCGGTGATGCTGTGCTGGTTCCTCAGCCTGGCCCTGCTGGGCCTGCCCAAGGTGCTGGACAACCCGCATGTGCTGCTGGCGCTGAACCCGGCCTGGGCACTGGCCTTCTGCATGGAATACCGCTGGGTCGCCTTCGTCGCGCTGGGCGCGGTGGTGCTGGTGGTAACCGGCGGCGAGGCGCTGTATGCCGACCTGGGGCATTTCGGCAAGAAGCCGATCCGCATCGCCTGGTACGCGGTCGTGATGCCGGCCCTGGTGATCAACTACTTCGGCCAGGGCGCGCTGCTGCTGCAGCAGCCCGAGGCGATCAAGAACCCCTTCTTCCTGCTGGCGCCGGCCTGGGCCGAGATCCCGCTGTTCCTGCTGGCGGCGGTGGCGGCCAGCGTGGCCTCGCAGGCGCTGATCACCGCGGCCTTCTCGGTCACCAAGCAGGCGGTGCAGCTGGGCATCCTGCCGCGCATGCGCATCCTGCACACCTCGGTGCGCGACACCGGCCAGATCTATGTGCCCTTCGTCAACTGGGGCCTGTTCGTCTTCGTCGTGCTGGCGGTGGTGCTGTTCGGCTCCAGCAGCAAGCTGGCCGGCGCCTATGGCGTCGCGGTGACGATCGACATGACCATCACCACGGTGATGACCTTCTTCGTGATCCGCTACGGCTGGCGCTACCCGCTGGCCCTGTGCGTGCTGGCCACCGGCGCCTTCTTCCTGATCGACATCACCTTCCTGGCCTCGAACCTGCTGAAGCTGGCCCATGGCGGCTGGTTCCCGCTGGCGATCGGCATCGGCATGTTCACCCTGATGCTGACCTGGAAGCAGGGCCGGCGCCAGCTCAGCGCCAAGCTGCGCGAGGACGCGATCGACCTGAACAGCTTCCTGGAGGCGGTGTTCGTCAGCCCGCCGACGCGCGTGCCCGGCAGCGCGGTGTTCCTGTCGGCCGAGCAGGGCGTGACGCCCAATGCGCTGCTGCACAACCTGAAGCACAACAAGGTGCTGCACGAGCAGAACCTGTTCGTCAGCGTCAAGCACCATGAGGTGCCCTGGATCGGCTTCGACAAGCGGGTGCAGGTCGAGAGCCTGGGCAACGACTGCTGGGCGGTCAGCCTGCATTTCGGCTTCAAGAACGAACCCGATGTGCCGGACGCGCTGAAGCTGCTTGAGCAGCGCGGCGTGCACCTGGACGAGATGGAGACCAGCTACTTCCTGTCGCGCGACATCGTGATCCCGACCATCGGTTCGGGCATGGCGCCCTGGCGCGAGAAGCTGTTCGCCAGCATGCACCGCAACGCCGCCGCCGCGGCCGACTTCCTGCACCTGCCGACCAACCGCATCGTCGAGCTGGGCGCCAAGGTCGAGATCTGA
- a CDS encoding molybdopterin cofactor-binding domain-containing protein, which translates to MQARSQEPEVFSDDQPQLPARRRLLQSALLAGGAWLLGAPPAAAASSAAPAAAGFSPWLRFDAQGLTLLSNISEIGQGSHTALIQIAAEELGLPPAAIRVEMAPLRPEFLNPLADSYVTYGSLGFRSAYTVLAPVCAAARDMLQRAAAARWGVAPADCEPRDGSLWHPPSGRRLALAELLAEAAALSPPERPQPRPRSEWRVLGRALPRADIPAKTDGSMVYGIDVRPPGLLLHAAVLHGPGFGARLLALDGEALALARPGVRRVLRLPGAVAVVADSYWAAERACEALRPRWAPGPRAPLDSEAYARELREAAQAGMGRAYPRRIAPARLDDEACEAGLRAAEAAGRPPLDQLFEFPFLAHAPMEPLNATARVDVEGAELWVSTQNQSDTQAAVAKALGLPVERVRLHSLPAGGGFGRRLEHDFVREAALIARAFGAGRPVKTIWSRATELAAGHYRPAWAARVRLALGADGLPQALRVDMAGARIESSSGVASSIAADIPDGSGSMGWLGPSYALPPLSLRFSERDRGVPLAYWRSVGNSQNCFCLETMLDLAARAAGQDPLDYRRRLLAGGDRPARQRVLALLEALAERAGCARPLPPGHFRGLALSEANRAVAGHVVEIALAGPGRFRLVRITAALDVGWVGNPDAVSAQLMGGTVFGLGAALFGEIGFAEDRALQRNFDGYRLPRLAELPPIELLVLGEAERPGGAGEEAVPSIAPALANALLAASGRPVTRLPLTRAGWELAGGRG; encoded by the coding sequence ATGCAAGCAAGAAGCCAGGAGCCGGAGGTGTTTTCGGACGACCAGCCTCAGTTGCCGGCGCGCCGGCGCCTGCTGCAAAGCGCCTTGCTGGCCGGCGGCGCCTGGCTGCTGGGCGCCCCGCCGGCCGCTGCTGCCAGCAGCGCCGCGCCGGCCGCTGCGGGCTTCAGCCCCTGGCTGCGCTTCGATGCGCAAGGCCTGACCCTCTTGAGCAACATCAGCGAGATCGGCCAGGGCAGCCATACCGCGCTGATACAGATCGCGGCCGAGGAGCTGGGCCTGCCGCCGGCGGCGATCCGGGTCGAGATGGCGCCGCTGCGGCCGGAGTTCCTGAACCCGCTGGCGGACAGCTATGTGACCTATGGCAGCCTGGGATTTCGCAGCGCCTACACGGTGCTGGCCCCGGTCTGCGCGGCGGCGCGCGACATGCTGCAGCGCGCCGCCGCGGCCCGCTGGGGCGTGGCTCCGGCCGACTGCGAGCCGCGCGACGGCTCGCTCTGGCACCCGCCCAGCGGGCGACGCCTGGCCCTGGCCGAGCTGCTGGCCGAGGCCGCCGCGCTGAGCCCGCCGGAGAGGCCGCAGCCCCGGCCGCGCAGCGAATGGCGGGTGCTGGGCCGGGCGCTGCCGCGCGCCGACATTCCCGCCAAGACCGATGGCAGCATGGTCTACGGCATCGATGTGCGGCCGCCGGGCCTGCTGCTGCATGCGGCGGTGCTGCATGGCCCGGGCTTCGGCGCGCGGCTGCTGGCCCTGGACGGTGAGGCGCTAGCCCTGGCCCGGCCGGGCGTGCGGCGGGTGCTGCGCCTGCCGGGCGCGGTCGCGGTGGTGGCCGACAGCTACTGGGCCGCCGAGCGCGCCTGCGAGGCCCTGCGGCCGCGCTGGGCGCCCGGGCCGCGGGCGCCGCTGGACAGTGAGGCCTATGCGCGGGAGCTGCGTGAGGCCGCACAGGCCGGCATGGGGCGCGCCTATCCGCGCCGCATCGCCCCGGCCCGGCTCGATGACGAGGCCTGCGAGGCCGGCCTGCGTGCGGCCGAGGCGGCGGGCCGACCGCCGCTGGACCAGCTGTTCGAGTTCCCCTTCCTGGCCCATGCGCCGATGGAGCCGCTGAACGCCACCGCGCGCGTCGACGTCGAGGGCGCCGAGCTGTGGGTCTCGACTCAGAACCAGTCCGACACCCAGGCCGCCGTGGCCAAGGCCCTGGGCCTGCCGGTCGAGCGTGTGCGGCTGCACAGCCTGCCGGCCGGCGGCGGCTTCGGGCGGCGGCTGGAGCATGACTTCGTGCGCGAGGCCGCGCTGATCGCCCGGGCCTTCGGCGCGGGCCGGCCGGTCAAGACCATCTGGTCGCGCGCCACCGAGCTGGCCGCCGGCCATTACCGCCCGGCCTGGGCGGCGCGGGTGCGCCTGGCGCTGGGGGCCGACGGGCTGCCCCAGGCCCTGCGCGTCGACATGGCGGGTGCGCGCATCGAATCCAGCTCCGGCGTGGCCAGCTCGATTGCGGCCGACATCCCGGACGGCAGCGGCTCGATGGGCTGGCTGGGGCCGAGCTACGCGCTGCCGCCGCTGAGCCTGCGCTTCAGCGAGCGGGACCGCGGCGTGCCGCTGGCCTACTGGCGTTCGGTCGGCAACTCGCAGAACTGCTTCTGCCTGGAGACCATGCTGGACCTGGCGGCCAGGGCCGCCGGCCAGGATCCGCTGGACTACCGGCGCCGCCTGCTGGCCGGCGGGGACCGGCCGGCGCGCCAGCGCGTGCTGGCCCTGCTGGAGGCCCTGGCCGAGCGCGCCGGCTGTGCGCGGCCGCTGCCGCCCGGGCATTTCCGCGGCCTGGCGCTCAGCGAGGCCAACCGCGCGGTGGCCGGCCATGTGGTCGAGATCGCGCTGGCCGGGCCGGGGCGCTTTCGCCTGGTGCGCATCACCGCCGCGCTCGATGTAGGGTGGGTCGGCAATCCTGACGCGGTGTCGGCCCAGCTGATGGGCGGCACGGTGTTCGGCCTGGGCGCCGCGCTGTTCGGCGAGATCGGCTTTGCCGAGGATCGCGCGCTGCAGCGCAATTTCGACGGCTATCGCCTGCCCCGGCTGGCCGAGCTGCCGCCGATCGAGCTGCTGGTGCTGGGCGAGGCCGAGCGGCCCGGCGGCGCCGGCGAGGAGGCGGTGCCCAGCATCGCGCCGGCCCTGGCCAACGCCCTGCTGGCGGCCAGCGGCCGGCCGGTGACGCGCCTGCCGCTGACGCGGGCCGGCTGGGAGCTGGCCGGGGGCCGCGGCTGA
- a CDS encoding nuclear transport factor 2 family protein has translation MSTHVLAGNTEIDAAQVPLQHYVLAHATGNPELIHQAFAEGARVTGHINGELISWSVAEYAARFTGKPAADESQRSRSFEILDLAGDAAVAKVVLDYPTVRFVDHMALLKVAGQWRIVGKSFHAQAKARPQP, from the coding sequence TTGTCAACCCATGTTCTTGCCGGCAACACGGAAATCGATGCGGCCCAGGTGCCGCTCCAGCACTATGTGCTCGCCCATGCGACCGGCAACCCGGAGCTGATCCACCAGGCGTTTGCCGAGGGGGCCCGGGTGACCGGCCATATCAACGGCGAGCTCATCTCCTGGAGCGTGGCCGAGTACGCCGCGCGCTTCACGGGCAAGCCCGCGGCCGACGAGTCGCAGCGCAGCCGGAGTTTCGAGATCCTGGACCTCGCCGGCGATGCGGCCGTGGCGAAGGTCGTGCTCGACTATCCGACGGTCAGGTTCGTCGACCATATGGCCCTGCTCAAGGTGGCGGGGCAGTGGCGGATCGTCGGCAAGTCCTTCCATGCGCAGGCGAAGGCCCGGCCGCAGCCGTGA